In Nocardia sp. NBC_01327, the genomic stretch TCTGCTCGCACACCACAGAAGACCCGACACGCGAAACCCCCGGTGAAGATCACACCCGGCCCGGCAAAATACCTCTCGACCGGCGTTTGGTTTGGCACACGGGGGGTACTGGGTAAGACTAGGCTCGGCACCGGCTTCCGACGGCGGTCGGCACCGAGCGCACGGTCGGCAAACCGGCCGCGCCGTGCTAGTTGGAGTGAGCGTGCACCCGACCTGGCCTTAGCGAAAGGGGCAGGAGTTTCCATGTCCGACGTGTCCATGAGCCTCTCGGCGGATTCACTGCCCGCGAGTTCTGTCGACAATCTGCTCCCGCAGCTCGTCGAACACTTGCGGCAGAACCGCACCGAATTGCGCGAGGAGTGGGCCCGTCGTATCACCGATGCCCAGCTCCTGACCGCCATGACCCCGGAGGAGATCTTCTCCGAAGCCACCTCCGTCTACGACAACTACGTCGAGGTGCTCGAGACCGGTAGCGTCGAAGCGCTGCAGGCCTACGCACGCGATCTGTCCGAGCGCATCATCCCCCGGGGCGTCGAGACCGACGAGGTCGTCGGCATCGTGCTCCTGCTGCGAGATGTGCTCGCCCGCAGCCTCTTCGAGAAGTACCAGACCGACTTCGAACTGCTGAAGCTGGTGCTCGACGCGTACGAACCGGCCGCCAACCGCATCGCCAATACTGTGGCCGTGTCCTTCGTGCAGGAACGCGAGCGTGTCATTCGCCAGCAGCAAGAGGCGATTCGCGAGCTGTCCACCCCCGTGCTGCAGGTGCGCGAGCAGCTGCTCATCCTGCCCATCATCGGCGTGCTGGATTCGCAACGTGCGAGGCAGCTCACCGAACAGCTGCTGCGGGCCATCCGGGCCAATCGAGCCAAGGTCGTCGTCATCGATATCACCGGTGTGCCGGCAATCGACTCGACGGTCGCGAACCACCTGGTGCAAACCGTCGACGCCTCGGGCCTGATGGGCGCGAACGTGATCATTACCGGCCTGTCGTCGGAAATCGCGCTCACGCTGGTCACCATCGGGCTGGACCTGTCGAAGATGAATGCCGTCGGTGACCTTCAGGGCGGTATCGAAGAGGCGGAGCGACTGCTCGGTTACGAGGTGTCGCGAGTTCCCGCCGATCGCGACGGACGGTAAACCGGGCCAGCCAGATGCCGGTACCCATTCTGAAGCAGGGCACCTATCTCATCGCGTCGGTGCAGTCCGCACTCACCGACGCCGATACCGAACGCTTGCAGGACGACTTGATGAAGTACGTCAGCAAGTATCGGGCCCAGGGAATCATTGTCGATGTCACTGCAATCGACGTAATGGATTCCTTCGCTGCGAGATCGCTGCGTACCATCGCCCACATGACCAAGCTGAGAGGCGCGGAAACGGTCATTGTCGGCCTGCAACCCGAGGTCGCCTTCGCCATGGTTCAGCTCGGTCTCACCTTCGAGGGCATGCACACCGCCCTCGATCTCGAAGAAGGGTTGGCCTGGCTCAACCACAAGATCAATAACCGCGGCCAACGAGACGGTCGTGATCGTGGCCGCTGAAGTCGTGGTGATCGCGGTGAAGGTGTCCAACGACATTGTGACCGCTCGGCAGGCGGGGCTCGAGATGGCAAGCACTCTGGGCTTCTCGCTCTCCGATCGCACCATGATTGCGACCGCAATCTCGGAAGTCGCACGCAATATCACGAGTTATGCAGGGACAGGCGAGATTCGGCTCACCGTCGGAGATCGCGAGGGCCGCCGCTCCATGGTGGTGCAGGCGCAGGACCAAGGCCCCGGCATTGTCGATATTCCCCGCGCCCTCGAAGACGGCTACTCCACCGGACGCGGTCTCGGACTCGGGCTTCCGGGTGCGCGCCGCCTCATGGACGGCCTCGCGATCACCTCCGAACCGGGCCAGGGCACGCTCGTAGAGATGTGGAAGTGGGTGCCCCACGGTGCGTGAGGACGGCTTCATCGGCGCGGTCGAATGGGCCGTCGCCGGACGCGCACTACCCGGGCAGCGCGTCTCCGGAGACCGGTCGGTCGTCCTCGACGCGGGCGGTGGCTCAGTGCTTTTCGCGGTCCTGGACGGGCTGGGCCACGGCGCCGCGGCGGCCGACGCCTCCGATCGCGCGGCACAGGTGCTTGCCGAGAATCGTGCCGAACCGCTGGACGTGCTGATCCTGCTCTGTCACCGCGCCATGGCCGATACCCGGGGCGCCGCGGTCTCGCTGGCGCTGTTCGACACCGCCGATCGGCTGCACTGGCTGGGGGTGGGTAATGTCGAAACCCGTATCGTCGCAGCGGCTCCCGGCAAACCGGCCATTCGCGCGGCGGCGCTGCTGTCGGCGGGCATCGTCGGCTACCTGCTGCCGCCGAACCTGCAATCACAGACCGTGGCGGTACGGCCCGGCGATCTGCTGCTCATGTCCACGGACGGCATCACCAGCGACTACTCCGATCGCATCGACCTAGCCAAGCCCACCTCCGAGATCACCGCCGATATTCTCGCGCGCCATGCCAAGGACACCGATGACGCCCTGGTGCTGGCGGCACGCCATCGCGGCCATCTCAGCCCGGGCCGCTCCATTCTGAGCCAGGCCAGCCAAAGTCATTCGGTCACACACCATTCCAGCCCGGTACGCCCGAGCTCCACCCCTCCTGGGCCACCGGCATGAGCTCGGTGCTGGCGGCGTTCCGTGACGCGTACACCGGTGCGCTACGCCTGCATCTGCGCGCACCCACCCAGAACACCCTGGCCGAGGGGTACGAACTCGGACGGCGGGCACTGGTCGAGGGTGTGAGCAT encodes the following:
- a CDS encoding STAS domain-containing protein, translating into MSDVSMSLSADSLPASSVDNLLPQLVEHLRQNRTELREEWARRITDAQLLTAMTPEEIFSEATSVYDNYVEVLETGSVEALQAYARDLSERIIPRGVETDEVVGIVLLLRDVLARSLFEKYQTDFELLKLVLDAYEPAANRIANTVAVSFVQERERVIRQQQEAIRELSTPVLQVREQLLILPIIGVLDSQRARQLTEQLLRAIRANRAKVVVIDITGVPAIDSTVANHLVQTVDASGLMGANVIITGLSSEIALTLVTIGLDLSKMNAVGDLQGGIEEAERLLGYEVSRVPADRDGR
- a CDS encoding STAS domain-containing protein, with protein sequence MPVPILKQGTYLIASVQSALTDADTERLQDDLMKYVSKYRAQGIIVDVTAIDVMDSFAARSLRTIAHMTKLRGAETVIVGLQPEVAFAMVQLGLTFEGMHTALDLEEGLAWLNHKINNRGQRDGRDRGR
- a CDS encoding ATP-binding protein, with protein sequence MVAAEVVVIAVKVSNDIVTARQAGLEMASTLGFSLSDRTMIATAISEVARNITSYAGTGEIRLTVGDREGRRSMVVQAQDQGPGIVDIPRALEDGYSTGRGLGLGLPGARRLMDGLAITSEPGQGTLVEMWKWVPHGA
- a CDS encoding SpoIIE family protein phosphatase, translating into MREDGFIGAVEWAVAGRALPGQRVSGDRSVVLDAGGGSVLFAVLDGLGHGAAAADASDRAAQVLAENRAEPLDVLILLCHRAMADTRGAAVSLALFDTADRLHWLGVGNVETRIVAAAPGKPAIRAAALLSAGIVGYLLPPNLQSQTVAVRPGDLLLMSTDGITSDYSDRIDLAKPTSEITADILARHAKDTDDALVLAARHRGHLSPGRSILSQASQSHSVTHHSSPVRPSSTPPGPPA